One genomic segment of Stenotrophomonas sp. 704A1 includes these proteins:
- a CDS encoding DoxX family protein — MHTTAAPLSPLAAYAATLLRLALGVLFLVHGLTKLLVFTPAGTAAFFESLGLPGVLGHLTIAVELLLAAALLLGVYARWVGLAGVPLLLGTIISVHGGNGFSFANPGGGWEYPAFWALALVVLFLLGDGRWTLRSR; from the coding sequence ATGCACACGACCGCTGCTCCGTTGTCCCCGCTGGCCGCGTATGCCGCGACCCTGCTGCGCCTGGCGTTGGGCGTGCTGTTCCTGGTCCACGGCCTGACCAAGCTGCTGGTGTTCACTCCGGCGGGAACCGCCGCCTTCTTCGAATCGCTGGGCCTGCCCGGCGTGCTGGGTCACCTGACCATCGCCGTGGAGCTGCTGCTTGCCGCTGCGTTGCTGCTGGGCGTGTACGCGCGCTGGGTCGGCCTGGCCGGCGTGCCGCTGCTGCTGGGCACCATCATCAGCGTGCACGGTGGCAATGGCTTCAGCTTCGCCAACCCCGGCGGTGGCTGGGAGTACCCGGCATTCTGGGCGCTGGCCCTGGTCGTGCTGTTCCTGCTGGGCGATGGCCGCTGGACCCTGCGTTCGCGTTGA